From Strix aluco isolate bStrAlu1 chromosome 37, bStrAlu1.hap1, whole genome shotgun sequence, a single genomic window includes:
- the LOC141917326 gene encoding uncharacterized protein LOC141917326 encodes MALTGKAMQGTYGEDPEEEEYKCGHCGKVFTSRRHMTRHQRIHRGEKTYVCQDCRKSFRESAYLLSHQRVHTKEKPFSCTTCGKRFSWRSNLKTHQRIHTGERPYACSHCKKSFRQSNDLRRHERAIHGGIKRTLKCSFKGMSAEDPQEGATQPRSSSREKEYKCEHCGKVFTCGSSLKCHRWIHAGERPYSWSHCRKKFLRRYQVASHQEALQNVGGSSQQCNHAPSYPDPYSYMTHLGSVVSLGGVKVGTNGGNWSGMEEEKGWRRGKDVRGSRA; translated from the exons atggcGCTAACGGGCAAGGCCATGCAgg ggacgtaTGGTGAAGACCCTGAGGAAGAGGAGTACAAGTGTgggcactgtgggaaggtcttcaccaGCAGGAGACACATGACCCGACACCAACGGATCCACAGAGGAGAGAAGACCTACGTGTGCCAGGATTGCAGGAAGAGCTTCAGGGAAAGCGCGTACCTCCTGAGTCACCAGAGGgtacacaccaaggagaagcccttttcctgcaccacgtgtgggaaacgcttctcctgGCGCTCGAATCTCAAAACCCACCAACGCATCCACACGGGAGAGAGGCCGTATGCCTGCTCGCACTGCAAGAAGTCTTTCCGGCAGAGTAATGACCTCAGGAGGCATGAGAGGGCCATCCATGGTG GTATCAAGAGAACActtaaatgctctttcaaagggatgtCTGCTGAAGATCCTCAAGAAGGTGCTACCCAACCACGGAGTAGCTCCAGAGAGAAggagtacaagtgtgagcactgtgggaaggtcttcacctGCGGGAGCAGCCTGAAATGTCATCGTTGGATCCACGCGGGAGAGAGACCATACTCCTGGTCGCACTGCAGGAAGAAATTCCTGAGGCGTTATCAAGTCGCAAGTCATCAAGAAGCCCTTCAGAATG tgggtgggagcagccaacagtgCAACCATGCCCCATCCTACCCTGACCCATATTCATACATGACCCACCTGGGGAGTGTGGTGAGTTTAGGGGGGGTGAAAGTGGGGACCAATGGTGGAAACTGGTCTgggatggaggaagagaaaggatggaggagagggaaggatgtAAGAGGATCACGAGCATGA